The Pleuronectes platessa chromosome 11, fPlePla1.1, whole genome shotgun sequence genome includes a window with the following:
- the gnmt gene encoding glycine N-methyltransferase, which translates to MSVDSVFRTRSLGVAAEGLPDQYADGKAAKVWQLYIGDTQSRTQEYKSWVVSLLKEQGVRKVLDVACGTGVDSIMLVEEGFNMVSVDASDKMLKYALKTRWDRRKEQAFDQWVIEEANWLSLSEDIQKPGDGFDAVICLGNSFAHLPDFKGDQSDHQLALQNIASMVRPGGILIIDHRNYDYILETGKAPKGKNIYYKSDLTQDISTSVLWVNSKPHMITLDYTIQVPMATEQNLPEVSKFRLSYYPHRLENFKGLLNKAFNGKLEHSVYGDFKTYVPSQTQAPCYFIHVCKKSA; encoded by the exons ATGTCGGTCGACAGCGTGTTCAGGACCCGCTCCCTCGGTGTAGCCGCCGAGGGTCTTCCTGACCAGTACGCCGATGGCAAAGCGGCCAAAGTGTGGCAGCTGTACATCGGGGACACGCAGAGCCGGACGCAGGAGTACAAGAGCTGGGTGGTGTCTCTGCTGAAGGAGCAGGGGGTGCGGAAGGTGCTGGATGTCGCTTGCGGAACCGG agTGGACTCCATCATGCTGGTGGAGGAGGGCTTCAATATGGTGAGTGTGGATGCCAGTGACAAAATGCTGAAGTACGCGCTGAAGACAAGATGGGACAGAAGAAAAGAACAAGCTTTTGATCAGTGGG TTATTGAAGAAGCCAACTGGCTGTCGTTATCAGAAGATATTCAGAAGCCAGGGGATGGTTTTGACGCGGTCATCTGCCTGGGCAACTCATTTGCCCATTTACCAGACTTTAAAG GGGACCAGAGTGACCATCAGCTTGCCCTTCAGAACATTGCCAGTATGGTCAGACCAGGTGGCATCCTCATCATTGACCACCGAAACTACGACTACATCCTTGAGACTGGGAAGGCGCCGAAAGGCAAAAACATTTACTACAAG agtGATCTAACTCAGGACATCTCTACCTCGGTGCTGTGGGTCAACAGTAAGCCTCATATGATCACTCTGGATTACACCATCCAAGTGCCCATGGCAACCGAACAGAATCTCCCTGAAGTCAG TAAATTCCGTCTGTCCTACTATCCTCACCGTCTGGAGAACTTCAAAGGGCTGCTGAACAAGGCCTTCAACGGCAAACTGGAGCACAGCGTCTATGGAGACTTCAAGACATACGTCCCCAGCCAGACCCAGGCTCCCTGCTACTTCATCCATGTCTGTAAAAAGTCCGCCTGA